In one window of Canis aureus isolate CA01 chromosome 25, VMU_Caureus_v.1.0, whole genome shotgun sequence DNA:
- the GAPDH gene encoding glyceraldehyde-3-phosphate dehydrogenase isoform X1: protein MGRDFRPHVPRSRPAAAAERGTVSRPGRRSPQLSRSDLVGGLRPARPPGPAPPGAQHCAHGARFVPPVIGSARCSSSQGGVTFSAEAAPTVGRLRAAPEPPGPPALRLTRSPAHRGREPGPRGGGSGGWAGPGGRRLTPPTPPGRLLRGSPVTTAEPGEVSQASRLSASQKKGTGVAACSGEGSRLRLPIPPAPRAPPCHPCGNANGRGSRRPPSSPGAGLAARRAPSELAAPTGPVSVPSPTPSPAHPLGARALGPQTRPKEKKGGPATRGFTGARSSGLRALGPRLGERAGGGARAPPPPRRARRYKSSPQRPPALSAPPRPTDSRVFCCSPRRVPEARW from the exons ATGGGGAGGGACTTCCGCCCGCACGTCCCGCGCTCCCGCCCGGCTGCAGCGGCTGAAAGGGGCACTGTCTCCAGGCCCGGGCGGCGCAGCCCTCAGCTCTCCCGGAGCGACTTAGTGGGGGGCCTCCGGCCTGCCCGCCCCCCGGGCCCAGCCCCGCCCGGGGCCCAGCACTGTGCACACGGGGCCCGGTTTGTCCCCCCCGTTATCGGCTCTGCGCGCTGCTCCAGCTCGCAGGGCGGCGTGACCTTCAGTGCAGAAGCCGCCCCCACCGTCGGCCGCCTccgagccgcccccgagcctccaggcccccCTGCCCTGCGCCTCACCAGGTCCCCGGCCCACAGAGGCCGGGAgccagggccccggggagggggcagtgggggCTGGGCCGGGCCCGGCGGACGGCGgctgaccccccccacccccccgggccGTCTCCTCCGCGGATCCCCCGTCACTACCGCAGAGCCTGGAGAAGTGTCTCAGGCCTCCCGCCTCTCAGCCTCCCAAAAAAAGGGGACGGGGGTGGCGGCGTGCAGCGGCGAGGGGTCCCGGCTCCGGCTCCCCATCCCGCCGGCTCCCAGGGCCCCCCCGTGTCATCCGTGCGGCAACGCCAACGGCCGCGGCTCCCGGAGGCCTCCGTCGTCCCCAGGAGCCGGCCTCGCGGCCCGCAGAGCTCCCTCGGAGCTCGCCGCCCCCACCGGGCCGGTCTCCGTCCCCTCCCCCACGCCGTCCCCGGCCCACCCGCTGGGTGCGCGCGCGCTGGGGCCGCAGACCcgtccaaaagaaaaaaaagggggccCGGCTACTCGCGGCTTTACGGGCGCACGTAGCTCAGGCCTCCGCGCCCTCGGGCCGCGACTGGGCGagcgggcgggaggcggggcccgcgcccccccgcccccccgccgggcCCGGCGCTATAAATCGAGCCCGCAGCGTCCGCCGgcgctctctgctcctccccgcccgACAGACAGCCGCGTCTTCTGCTGCAGCCCCAG GCGCGTCCCCGAGGCACGATGGTGA